The genomic stretch TTgttgcggttgttgtgttatgtacggctgttgatattggtgcggttgttgtgttatgtgcggcaGTTGAttttggtgcggttgttgtgttatatGGGGCTGTTGATATTAGTGCGGTTGTTGTATTATAtgcggctgttgatattggtgcggttgttgtgtaaTGTGTggctgttgatattggtgcggttgttgtgttatgtagGGCTGTTGATAATGGTGCGGTTATTGTGTTATATGCGGCTGTTGATATTgttgcggttgttgtgttatgtgcggctgttgatattggtgcggttgttgtgtctTGTTCTgctgttgatattggtgcggttgATGTGTTTTGTGCGGCTGTTGATATttgtgcggttgttgtgttatgtgcggctgttgatattggtgcggttgttgtgttatgtgaagctgttgatattggtgcggttgttgtgttatgtggggctgttgatattggtgcggttATTTTGTTTTGTGCGGCTGTTGAttttggtgcggttgttgtgttatgtgcggctgttgatttTGGTGcagttgttgtgttatgtgcggctgttgatattggtgcggttgttgtgttatgtgcggctgttgatattggtgcggttgttgtgttttgtgcggctgttgatattggtgcggttgttgtgttatgtgcggctgttgatttTGTTGCGGTTGTTGTGgtatgtgcggctgttgatattggtgcggtggttgtgttatgtgcggctgttgatattggtgcggttgttgtgttatgtggggctgttgatattggtgcggttATTGTGTTTTGTGCGGCTGTTGAttttggtgcggttgttgtgttatgtgcggctgttgatttTGGTGtagttgttgtgttatgtgcggctgttgatattggtgcggttgttgtgttatgtgcggctgttgatattggtgcggttgttgtgttatttGCGGGTGTTGAaattggtgcggttgttgtgttttGTGCGGCTTTTGATATTGGTGCGTTTGTTGTGTTTtgtgcggctgttgatattgttgcggttgttgtgttatgtgcggctcTCGATTTTGGTTTGGTTGTTGTTTTATGTGCAGCTGTTGATATTGGtacggttgttgtgttatgtgcggctgttgattttggtgcggttgttgtgtttgGTACGAACATTGATGATGGCGTTATAATTGAAGAAGATGTTGTTGATACTGTTGGTGAACCTGttgatatgtatttatttattatcttttatgAAACAATGTCTACCATAACTTTGCGTCTCGATTAAAAAATATACGACATCGATGACGAGACATGTTAATATGTTTGGTCTGTCAAATTCAAATGTGTTATTTCTTCAATAAAAGCCAAagcaaataatatataattaatgtgAAATTCATATCTAaggttttaaaacatttatttcataccGTTTGTAGACACTGTTGAACACATACATACATCACCGTTTTTCAACGCTTCGACCATGTTTGTCATCATTACTGAAATATATGTTGTCTCTGTTTAACGTTGTGAATACAATGTATGGGAAACACGAACGGAGATATATATTATCTATTTTAGCGGTGCCAGTACATTTATgcatagtacatgtacatatgaatGAATATTCTGATTACATTTCAAAAGTTGTGTTTAGATTTTTCTGAAACATCTCTTTGTGTACAAAAGGTTTTACTGTTTTTGCTCTATCAATAATGTATAATGTGTAAAATTCATGATAATGTGTACAATACCTGTCAGTACTATAACTGCTATACGGATGGTCATGTTATGCATctggaaacaaaaacaacacatacTGATTATTTTGTTCCAGGGAAACACCGCGAATCCGAAAATACCGGCATTATTTTGTTCATTAACATTAACTCAAACTTTTTTGTTCGGGTatagtatttgaaaaaaaaacttcttaACGATATTGAATCGTGTTATTCATCATTGCTGATCCCAGATTAATCCAGTCGAGCTTAAGGCAACTTAGTCTCAATTATGTCACCATACTTTCACCTGATAGGTCCACCAAATATTGCACTCCGTTGGTCTTCAGGTGTCTAATAAATCCATATTTGACATCATTAACGCTGTTCATGTATAAAATCAAATTCCTGACACTtttatgaaatataatgtttatgtttttctcATAACATTTAAACTGAATAAAAGTGTTGGAATATCTCTGTAAATAACTGTTAACTCCGTTTTCCTACATTTTGTTACGAAGTCTTCAGAATATTTTTTGAAAAGACAAATTAAGCATGTTTTAATATCAAGTatgttaaaaacaatgttttatgtcTTTCTTtagtaatatttgtaaaatatattaactgtTAAAGATGATTTGCAGAGAAATGCCAAGATATTACTTCCTGGAAAAAATGGCGAACGCATTCTTTGTTTCCAGTTGGAACAAATAATAATTGACCttgctttcatatttataccCGACCCGACCTGAAAATACCAGACCCGCAAAACGGTATCAGACCTGACTCCACAACAATTTGCTACCCGTTGCAACCCATATAATTTACTTCCTTTATAAACAACAATTGCAATCGAAGTTTTCGTTACGTTTTATAAACAGAAacatgactttttttaaattagtgATATGAATTATACAaactgtatattgaaaataaacattgttgTTATTAATTAGTGTtgtaaataatgaaaacttaaattaTAACGTATTTTTACAAAGTAGAACGTATTCACTTACTTTTTTATTCAATTCTTTCCCAATTTCGGAAATCAAATAAAGTTACGACATTTTATTATCAATCTTGATTTCTCATGTGTACGGATGTCCATTAGGGTAGTTTTATATTTTACGCCCTATCAAAACTTCCCATATGCCTAAATtgttaaacatgtgtttttgttgttttaaatatccGATATTAgcgaaatgaaataaattaagtaGTAATGAGGTGCAGTCATGatttttttaacatgattttgaAACGTTTGTGCAAATTATGACTGGTTTAAAAGAAATTTAAGACTGGCCAACTTCCAtctagtaaataaataaattgccgTCAAttctcaaaatatatttttgtcattCGAGAAAAATAAGTTGTCATTCGTCGACTATAATACGCCACTTTCTTTTTTTCGCTTAGACAAAGGAAACTTATCATCGTCAAAAGGCCGAAAacaacaaaaacgtgacaattcCTTCTTCGCTAACACATACATGTTTACCTGTTTGAATAAAAGTGTGCCTCCACAAAGAGAATTTTAAAGAAACGTGCTATGTATATTTAGTTCATCGTACATCATATTGTTAAGTCGAAATCGAAATTCGGATTATGGTATGGCATGGTATCATGTAAAATGATCGTATTTGTATCATGTTCTTCCGAAGGACATAATAAAACATATCGTGGTGAAACTGTTAATTTATAAGACATCAATTGGCATAAAGACGTGGATTATTAAACCGTTCTGGTGCCCAGCCTTATGTCttaattatgttatatttgtttaCCCAAACATGTGTTAATTGCCATTACATTGAGACATCCGTACAGAAGTCATCAACTGACAACACTTATTCAGTCCATACTGCACACGGAATAATGCTTCAGGATGTAATTTGTGAAACATATGATCCTGGTGGTGTTGGTCCAGTTGTTGGCGAGATACCTCGAACCAAGAACAGACTCCTTGCAGCACCTGTAGAAGAGGAACTACCGAGCTGCGGGTTTGACAACGAAAGAGTCCACATTACATAATTAAACAAAGATCATATCCAGAAAACGAGCTATCAATCACTGTAAGCAATGAGAAAAATATTCTTTGGATATTCATAAGGAATGATAAGCCTGCACATGGACACGAAATACCAGGCTGGACAGGATTTGTATCAGTTACAGGAAGATCACCGACTTGGCTTACCATAATCGATTACTATCATGTGATCAATCATCCAATCacacagtacagtacagtacaggcGTGCCTGAGATATGCAGATCAAGCTACAAGTGAGGTCAAACAGGCATATACAGTCACTACATTTTACCTTGATATTAAACAACCCAGATAAATACAAGAACCACTTTGTCCTTATTGGTATCTTTCATCTTACCTGTGCTTACTTCAAAATGGTTGGTAAAAAGATTTCTAAAGGAGGAAGGTAAAGTGAATGTGCGTGCAGACATACCTCTTAATTCGTTGAGCAAGTTGATTATCAGGTTAAAACGTGATAATGTACTTCGCAAACTAGATATATAAAAGTTTTGGTAGTTAAACAGTTTCAAGTATTAAAATGATCAATTCATATTAACATAAACTGCGTTCACTGAGTGATAAATCTGGATAATTACTGCAAACAACTGGAAATGGCATGGAATATCTGAGAATGTACATATCAAAACAGATATATATGCTCAATTAAAACTTATGATTTGTATAAGACCGTTTTTCTTTGTTACTTTGATCTATTACTATCCTAATGATGTCACATCCGAGTACTATGACACGTTTTGTTTTCCAGGAAAATAACCCTTGTATTATGTTACAACTTTCCTTGAATATTTCTATTTACTCAAAATAAGGAAAATAGTTAAGGTAAAATTAACTTACAAAATCAGAAATGCAATATTGGGATTGGAAAAATGTATATAGCTTTAACATTCTTACTGTTTACAAGTTGCAATGCAAATGGCTTTTTAATTAGGGGAATAACTCTGAGTTAACAAGGTATGGCAACAAAAAATGCTACTGCAAAATTCCTCATCTTTATTGCTATTTCCAGTCATATAAAGAAAGAATACAATggttttaaaacagttttttcaaacatttattacattttgagAAAATTTCCCGATTTCCCGATTTTCGGAGATTCTCATTAATATTAATGAATATGCAAATAGgattaatatataatttggtcttCAAAATGAAGCACAATGTGTAACCTTTGTTTAAACACTAATTTGGTTGTATTACGATAGGATATAATATAATGATTATGTGATATAGTCGCCctgaaccattttctaactttgAGTGGCGGTTGCCATGGAAAGTGGTTGATATGCAcactttcaattgagtttatctttGAGGACAAGTGCAAAAATTTACTTACTTGAGTTACTGAACAACTTTGTATAGGTCAAAAATAATCCCAGGGGATGCATGGGCACCCCTATTAGGACATGGCCTATATCAGACTTTCGAAATCGCAATAATGGTAGCATTTGGTCATAACAACCTCTTTATAGTATCGAACCGGCTTTACCCTTTTCTGTTTTCTTtaattacacttatattgcacatATATGTCAATGTTTTTCGTGTTTCActggcgtggtacttcgacgttATCTTTTTTGTTGATTGCTGAGTTTTCATGTATcattcgctttctagagcggaaAACAATTCGTAACGCCTTCTTTTTTAatcttgctatcttcaatgtctGTAACTGGCGTCTTTATACCTGGATATAGTAAGCAAAGTATTGCGtttagtaagcatagtattccgattgaggcatattcaaacatgaggatgttcatatgtgttaaaataaacaggtgaGAATCCCACTGCGTAAAAAATACCGTCAAATGCCTTATATTAAGCACAgcaaatgttagcgttaagtatgtgagaaaatgtataataatacaaactaataatataacaattaatttaaaaaagataactcttgatttaTAAAGAGATAATGTTCTCCAAAACAATCGCACCAATGCGGAAGTCATTTACGTCTACAAAACAGCCGCACCAATGCGGAAGTCATTCACGACAGATATTTCGTGTAAAACCTTTCAACATATGAAGGaagtcatttggaagtcaggtccaaAAAATGTGCTGAAAAAGGAAGTCAATTACAAAAAAAGGGGTTAATCCAAAGTTTCGGGAAATACATTAGTAAGAGATGAAACGGCGACGGAAAAGTAAAAATAATCTTGATTTTAGTAATATTTTTCTGTACACATGCGGCTATACTGTATATTGtaagagaaaatgatatgtgTACATCCGATTTCTCGAACGTCTCGTAAGTAGAATGCACATTTGTGGAGTCTACGATCTTGCAACAAAAAAAAGCGGGAAGCGCAAACACTTAAGAGCCGAACGTTCGTAATCATttaaaagatatataaatatcaagtggcttaccgggtgaaaatatccgctactctaTCTCGAAAAACACGAAAGCGACGCCATCTCGGAAGTAAGTTCCAACCAACATCACttaaacccggtaagctcccgcatacgcatgccccccccgcCTGGTTTGCATATATTTACaattcataataattgtttttccATTACTAGATACACATCTAGCTTTTTGAATAATCTTGACCTGAAAAAATGTTGGTAAATGATATACATTCTCTGCATATAAATTCTACATGATTTCACTAAGGTGATCAATGggttaaattatattcaatttaacATGTAATTCTTTGGCACCATTAAGCGGTCAAAACGAACTCCTTTGAGTGTTTCCGTTGCAGACACTTGTGATATAAAAACGGTGATTTACATGACAAGTAATGGTTTCAACACCGTACGTTCACTTAGAGAACGATCGATACTGCGGATACATGAATAAGTGGACAAACACATTTGGCTCCATTTGCCAAAATCAAAAGTTTGCTAAGTGAAAAATGTTTATGTAAGACTTTTGGTGTTGTATTTTAAGTCACCACAAGAAAGTATAGTTATGCTTTCCTTTAAGTTAGTTTTTTACAGACTGAATCAGAATGAAAACATTTTCTCTTAAGTTCAGAAATCGTCTATTgtataaattattcatttagtgtTTCATATTTGTAGTCATAAGATGCtcttcaataataaatatatacagaaAATTTCCGTACTTACGATGTGAGAATTTTCCAACTTTTTGTCTCAGAATAAAACAAGAGCAATCTTTAAAATGTAGCGCAATAACACGTTTGACAAATTAACATCTTTATATAGTACTGAAAATACATTTTCCTGTGTCAATAAATATCTTTTGAGTTTGATAACATTGGttgaattattaaaattgttCTGTTGTAGCCATCCAAATTGTAATTTGAAATACTATTTTAGTTTAGATCTTGAAATAAAACACGTG from Dreissena polymorpha isolate Duluth1 chromosome 10, UMN_Dpol_1.0, whole genome shotgun sequence encodes the following:
- the LOC127847549 gene encoding uncharacterized protein LOC127847549 isoform X2; the protein is MHNMTIRIAVIVLTVMMTNMVEALKNGDVCMCSTVSTNGSPTVSTTSSSIITPSSMFVPNTTTAPKSTAAHNTTTVPISTAAHKTTTKPKSRAAHNTTTATISTAAQNTTNAPISKAAQNTTTAPISTPANNTTTAPISTAAHNTTTAPISTAAHNTTTTPKSTAAHNTTTAPKSTAAQNTITAPISTAPHNTTTAPISTAAHNTTTAPISTAAHTTTTATKSTAAHNTTTAPISTAAQNTTTAPISTAAHNTTTAPISTAAHNTTTAPKSTAAHNTTTAPKSTAAQNKITAPISTAPHNTTTAPISTASHNTTTAPISTAAHNTTTAQISTAAQNTSTAPISTAEQDTTTAPISTAAHNTTTATISTAAYNTITAPLSTALHNTTTAPISTATHYTTTAPISTAAYNTTTALISTAPYNTTTAPKSTAAHNTTTAPISTAVHNTTTATISTAPHNTTTAPKSTAAHNTTTATISTAAQNTTTAPLLTAAHNTTTAPILTAAHNTTTTPISTAAQNPTIAPIATPAHNTTTAPISTPAYNTTTAPISTAPHNTTTAPISTAAHNTTTAPISTAALDTTTALKSTDAQNTTTAPISTAAHNTTTAPISTTEHNTINAPIATAAHNTTTAQISTAAHNTTTATQSTAAHNTTTAPI
- the LOC127847549 gene encoding uncharacterized protein LOC127847549 isoform X1, which produces MCCFCFQMHNMTIRIAVIVLTVMMTNMVEALKNGDVCMCSTVSTNGSPTVSTTSSSIITPSSMFVPNTTTAPKSTAAHNTTTVPISTAAHKTTTKPKSRAAHNTTTATISTAAQNTTNAPISKAAQNTTTAPISTPANNTTTAPISTAAHNTTTAPISTAAHNTTTTPKSTAAHNTTTAPKSTAAQNTITAPISTAPHNTTTAPISTAAHNTTTAPISTAAHTTTTATKSTAAHNTTTAPISTAAQNTTTAPISTAAHNTTTAPISTAAHNTTTAPKSTAAHNTTTAPKSTAAQNKITAPISTAPHNTTTAPISTASHNTTTAPISTAAHNTTTAQISTAAQNTSTAPISTAEQDTTTAPISTAAHNTTTATISTAAYNTITAPLSTALHNTTTAPISTATHYTTTAPISTAAYNTTTALISTAPYNTTTAPKSTAAHNTTTAPISTAVHNTTTATISTAPHNTTTAPKSTAAHNTTTATISTAAQNTTTAPLLTAAHNTTTAPILTAAHNTTTTPISTAAQNPTIAPIATPAHNTTTAPISTPAYNTTTAPISTAPHNTTTAPISTAAHNTTTAPISTAALDTTTALKSTDAQNTTTAPISTAAHNTTTAPISTTEHNTINAPIATAAHNTTTAQISTAAHNTTTATQSTAAHNTTTAPI